A genomic segment from Capillibacterium thermochitinicola encodes:
- a CDS encoding DivIVA domain-containing protein yields MFTPVDLETMVFRRGFRGYKTKEVQEFMRKLIVDYEKLYKENIDLREELEAKKDLLKNYQAMEETLKNTLYLAQGTADEIKSAGEKQAEIILREAQNRAEQMRLKVREEIQAELQQLANLKQQVDMFRIHFTRFLQTLIEMAEKQLDIDDIWEQMTDLSRCGVSRKQEEKEVKPEKPEKLESVERFDEKLEKLGRFDEKLDKFEKPEKLEKLSGFKKVETRTKPAVTEIDDDDVLAAAKAKAARLFETTEL; encoded by the coding sequence ATGTTTACACCAGTTGATTTGGAAACCATGGTTTTTCGACGGGGATTCCGCGGTTACAAGACCAAAGAGGTTCAAGAGTTTATGCGGAAGCTGATCGTTGATTATGAAAAACTATATAAAGAAAACATCGATCTCCGGGAAGAGTTGGAAGCGAAGAAAGATTTGCTCAAAAACTACCAGGCAATGGAAGAGACCCTGAAAAACACGCTTTATCTCGCCCAGGGGACCGCGGATGAGATCAAGTCGGCCGGGGAGAAACAAGCCGAGATCATTCTCCGGGAAGCGCAGAACCGGGCCGAGCAGATGCGGCTGAAAGTACGGGAGGAGATCCAGGCCGAACTCCAGCAGTTGGCCAATCTCAAGCAGCAGGTGGATATGTTCCGGATCCATTTCACCCGCTTTTTACAGACCTTGATTGAGATGGCCGAGAAACAACTGGATATTGACGACATCTGGGAGCAAATGACCGATCTTTCCCGCTGCGGGGTAAGCCGGAAGCAGGAAGAGAAGGAAGTCAAGCCGGAAAAACCGGAGAAACTGGAGAGTGTAGAGCGGTTTGACGAGAAACTGGAGAAACTGGGACGCTTCGACGAGAAGCTGGATAAATTTGAGAAACCGGAGAAGCTGGAGAAGCTGAGTGGGTTCAAGAAGGTGGAAACCCGCACGAAGCCGGCCGTGACAGAAATCGATGATGATGATGTCCTGGCGGCGGCGAAAGCGAAAGCGGCTAGACTATTTGAAACCACCGAGCTATAA
- the pgeF gene encoding peptidoglycan editing factor PgeF encodes MAWQLVGSNGIRYCRSQLLAAFPWLKQGFSTRNQAPGVPADAEAEAEYRRRFLGLFGLSPAQTQLVKQVHGDTVLKVEQLRPGKELPEADAMITDRPGIGLATIHADCVPVILVDPVHRVIAAVHAGWKGTLAGIVRKTVARMEAEYGSVPAECYAAIGPAIGSCCYRVPPERVALFAEKWPELDLTVSRQESTLDLALINQKFLENCGLLPAKIDNARLCTACHHTAFYSFRREQATGRMLSLVVMK; translated from the coding sequence ATGGCCTGGCAACTGGTGGGGAGTAACGGGATCCGGTATTGCCGTTCGCAGTTGCTGGCCGCTTTTCCCTGGTTAAAGCAAGGGTTTTCCACCCGCAATCAAGCCCCGGGGGTGCCGGCGGACGCCGAAGCGGAAGCGGAATACCGGCGGCGTTTTCTCGGCCTCTTTGGGCTTTCGCCCGCGCAAACGCAACTGGTAAAGCAGGTCCACGGGGATACGGTCCTTAAGGTTGAGCAGCTCCGGCCTGGCAAGGAGTTGCCGGAGGCGGACGCCATGATCACCGACCGGCCGGGGATCGGGCTGGCGACGATCCACGCGGATTGTGTCCCCGTGATCCTGGTTGATCCGGTGCACCGGGTGATCGCGGCGGTTCATGCCGGGTGGAAAGGGACGCTGGCCGGGATTGTCCGGAAAACGGTCGCCCGCATGGAAGCGGAGTACGGGAGTGTGCCGGCGGAATGTTACGCGGCGATTGGCCCGGCGATCGGTTCCTGTTGTTACCGGGTGCCGCCGGAACGGGTTGCGCTGTTTGCCGAAAAGTGGCCCGAGTTGGATCTTACCGTGTCCCGGCAGGAATCCACCCTGGACCTGGCGCTGATCAACCAAAAATTCCTGGAAAATTGCGGTTTACTTCCGGCAAAGATTGATAATGCCCGGCTTTGCACCGCCTGTCACCATACCGCTTTCTACTCCTTCCGGCGGGAGCAGGCCACCGGGCGGATGCTTTCTTTGGTGGTGATGAAATAA
- the tsaD gene encoding tRNA (adenosine(37)-N6)-threonylcarbamoyltransferase complex transferase subunit TsaD, producing the protein MLCLGVETSCDETAVAVVEDGRRIRSNLIWSQIDKHQKFGGVVPELAARCHLEVISRLTAEALEQAAVAPEEIDLVAATYGPGLIGGLLVGLSMAKALSLAWQVPFVGVNHVEGHIYANFLAHPDLEPPLLCLTVSGGHTQLVLMPEHGHYELLGQTRDDAAGEAFDKVARVLSLGYPGGPHLDRLAQTGRPTLMLVQHDALAGTYDFSFSGLKTAVVNLVHNLKQKGEPVPAADVAASFQRQVVSILLDRAFRALAATKVKTLVLSGGVAANSELRTRFAAEAEARGVKLYYPPLSLCTDNAAMIAACGYFQWLRKGASPLALAANPRLRFEPPLVGAGKNNP; encoded by the coding sequence ATGTTGTGTTTAGGGGTGGAGACCTCTTGTGATGAAACCGCCGTCGCGGTGGTGGAAGACGGGAGAAGGATCCGGAGTAACCTGATCTGGTCCCAGATTGACAAGCACCAGAAGTTTGGCGGGGTCGTTCCCGAGTTGGCCGCCCGTTGCCATTTGGAGGTGATCTCCCGGCTGACCGCGGAAGCGCTGGAACAGGCGGCGGTAGCCCCGGAAGAGATTGATTTGGTGGCCGCCACTTACGGCCCGGGGTTAATCGGCGGTCTCCTGGTCGGTTTATCCATGGCCAAGGCGCTGAGCCTCGCCTGGCAAGTTCCGTTTGTGGGTGTTAACCATGTGGAAGGGCATATCTATGCCAATTTCCTGGCCCATCCGGATTTGGAACCGCCCTTGCTCTGCTTGACGGTCTCCGGTGGCCATACCCAGTTGGTGTTGATGCCGGAGCATGGGCACTACGAACTTTTAGGCCAAACGCGGGACGATGCCGCCGGCGAAGCCTTCGACAAAGTGGCGCGGGTTCTTAGCCTGGGGTATCCGGGCGGACCGCACCTGGACCGTCTGGCGCAAACCGGCCGACCTACATTGATGCTGGTTCAGCACGATGCACTGGCGGGAACATATGACTTCAGTTTCAGCGGTTTGAAGACGGCCGTGGTGAACCTGGTCCACAACCTAAAGCAGAAGGGGGAACCGGTCCCCGCAGCCGATGTGGCAGCCAGTTTCCAGCGGCAAGTGGTGTCGATCTTACTGGACCGGGCCTTCCGGGCGTTGGCGGCGACCAAAGTGAAGACCCTGGTCCTTTCCGGCGGGGTGGCCGCCAATTCAGAGCTGCGGACGCGTTTTGCCGCCGAAGCGGAGGCGCGGGGGGTAAAACTGTACTACCCGCCGCTATCTCTTTGCACCGATAATGCGGCCATGATTGCCGCCTGCGGTTATTTCCAGTGGTTGAGGAAGGGGGCTTCGCCCCTGGCGTTGGCGGCCAATCCCCGTTTACGTTTTGAACCGCCCCTGGTTGGCGCCGGGAAAAACAACCCTTGA
- a CDS encoding cell division protein SepF: protein MKTPGNEEWAEAEGKKSFLERLMNLLGFETQIEVEEVDDDPVPGMKEVNQGKERGKVVSLSSPNKTTRLVVYEPRSFDDVQSIVNQLKNKRPVILNLEETDKAVARRITDFVGGAVYALDGGVQKVSSSIMLFTPLNVEVSFPLRSETERNPYFNTDFLER from the coding sequence ATGAAAACGCCGGGTAATGAAGAATGGGCGGAGGCGGAAGGGAAAAAGAGTTTTTTGGAACGTTTGATGAACCTCCTGGGTTTTGAGACCCAGATTGAAGTGGAAGAGGTTGATGACGATCCCGTGCCCGGGATGAAGGAAGTAAACCAGGGGAAAGAACGGGGGAAGGTGGTCAGCCTCTCCAGCCCCAATAAAACGACACGTCTTGTTGTTTACGAGCCGCGCAGCTTTGATGATGTCCAATCCATCGTTAACCAGTTGAAGAACAAGCGACCGGTGATTCTTAACCTGGAAGAGACCGATAAAGCGGTGGCCCGCCGGATTACCGATTTTGTCGGCGGGGCGGTTTATGCCTTGGACGGCGGGGTGCAGAAAGTCAGCTCGTCGATTATGCTCTTTACGCCGTTGAACGTGGAGGTTTCTTTCCCGTTGCGTTCCGAGACGGAGCGCAACCCCTATTTCAACACCGATTTTTTAGAACGTTAG
- a CDS encoding nucleoside recognition domain-containing protein yields the protein MFAINKIWFALFFLGFLVAGATGRVEETTLALIAAMEESVNFTLELIGFLAFWSGLLKIAEAAGITQKVARVLHPLLRHLFPRLPSDSPAMGAITLSLAANLLGLSHAATPLGIKAMHELEKVNPTPGEVSDEMAVYLALILGGVSFVPSTIIAVRSRAGSVQPSVVILPILLVSLIGTTVALLTHFIIKKNPKGE from the coding sequence GTGTTCGCCATCAATAAAATCTGGTTTGCCCTTTTTTTTCTCGGCTTTCTGGTAGCCGGGGCGACCGGACGCGTCGAGGAGACTACTCTGGCCCTCATTGCCGCCATGGAGGAGAGCGTCAACTTCACCTTGGAGCTCATTGGTTTTCTCGCCTTCTGGTCCGGCCTGCTCAAGATCGCCGAAGCCGCCGGCATCACCCAAAAAGTGGCCCGCGTCCTCCATCCGCTCCTCCGCCACCTGTTCCCCCGTCTTCCTTCCGACAGCCCGGCCATGGGCGCGATCACCCTTAGTTTGGCCGCCAACCTGCTCGGTTTAAGCCACGCCGCCACTCCGCTTGGTATCAAGGCCATGCACGAGTTGGAAAAGGTCAACCCCACACCCGGCGAAGTCTCCGATGAGATGGCCGTATACCTGGCTTTAATCTTGGGCGGCGTCTCTTTCGTTCCTTCCACCATCATTGCCGTCCGTTCGCGTGCCGGTTCCGTCCAACCATCGGTGGTGATCCTTCCTATTTTACTCGTCTCGCTGATCGGAACCACCGTGGCCCTGCTCACGCATTTTATCATAAAAAAAAACCCGAAAGGAGAGTAA
- a CDS encoding YggS family pyridoxal phosphate-dependent enzyme, which produces MALADNIAAVRARINDALTVAGRHPEELTLVVVTKYVDALIIKELIGLGVEHIGENRLQEAVRKQAVLGDLKNRFKWHFIGSLQTNKARQVAAGFDLIHSLDRLSLAEALHQASRKLNKEIPVLIQVNVSREQTKHGVAPAEVGAFYTAVRKLSGLRPVGLMTMAPDTEDPETSRPVFRELRHLFEQIKRDYHPGPEWRELSMGMSNDYGVAIEEGATIVRIGSAIFSAGTEG; this is translated from the coding sequence GTGGCGTTAGCGGATAACATTGCCGCAGTCCGTGCCAGGATCAACGATGCACTAACCGTTGCCGGTCGTCACCCGGAGGAACTGACTTTGGTGGTGGTCACGAAGTATGTGGATGCCCTGATCATTAAGGAGCTAATTGGCCTCGGCGTGGAACATATAGGCGAAAACCGTCTCCAGGAGGCGGTCAGGAAACAAGCAGTCCTGGGCGACTTGAAAAATAGATTTAAGTGGCATTTTATCGGGAGTTTGCAGACGAACAAGGCACGTCAGGTGGCGGCCGGGTTTGATCTGATCCATTCCCTGGACCGGTTGAGCCTGGCGGAAGCGCTCCACCAGGCCAGCCGGAAGCTGAACAAGGAGATTCCCGTCTTGATCCAGGTTAATGTGTCCAGGGAACAGACCAAACATGGGGTCGCCCCGGCGGAAGTTGGTGCTTTTTATACCGCGGTCCGGAAACTGTCCGGGTTGCGGCCGGTCGGCCTCATGACCATGGCTCCTGACACCGAAGATCCGGAGACAAGCCGGCCGGTCTTTCGGGAATTACGCCATCTATTCGAGCAGATCAAGCGGGATTACCATCCCGGACCTGAATGGCGTGAACTGTCCATGGGGATGAGCAACGACTACGGGGTCGCCATTGAAGAAGGTGCCACGATTGTACGGATTGGCAGTGCCATCTTTAGTGCCGGAACGGAGGGATAA
- the proC gene encoding pyrroline-5-carboxylate reductase yields MGALGLIGGGLMGTAIIKGLLKQGYPANAICVADPDPARRQLLAELGVATFADNRAMLAALNKQEADGVILAVKPQVVPEALAGLDLGGLPLLSIVAGYKVAALEALLPAGTKVLRAMPNTPALIGAGITALALGAQSGSAEQDWAEKVLRSLGQVVLVPESLMDAVTGLSGSGPGYVYLFIEALIDGGVLAGLPRALARELAVATVLGSARMVAETNEHPAVLRDMVTSPGGTTIAGLHTLEEAGFSGQVMRAVLAATDRAKALGEGKK; encoded by the coding sequence TTGGGTGCGTTAGGTTTAATTGGCGGCGGCCTGATGGGCACAGCCATCATCAAGGGCTTGTTGAAACAGGGTTATCCGGCAAACGCAATCTGTGTGGCCGATCCGGATCCCGCCCGCCGGCAGCTTCTCGCGGAGCTCGGGGTGGCAACCTTTGCCGATAACCGGGCGATGCTGGCCGCCTTAAACAAGCAGGAAGCCGACGGGGTGATTCTGGCGGTTAAGCCGCAGGTGGTGCCGGAGGCCCTGGCTGGTTTAGATTTGGGAGGCCTGCCGCTCCTGTCGATTGTGGCCGGTTATAAGGTGGCGGCTTTGGAAGCCCTCCTCCCCGCCGGAACCAAGGTCCTGCGGGCGATGCCCAACACGCCGGCGCTGATCGGGGCGGGGATTACGGCCCTGGCCCTGGGGGCGCAAAGCGGGTCCGCCGAACAGGACTGGGCGGAGAAGGTCCTCCGTAGTTTGGGCCAGGTGGTCCTGGTTCCGGAAAGCCTGATGGATGCGGTGACCGGCCTGTCGGGCAGCGGACCCGGTTATGTCTACCTCTTTATCGAAGCTTTGATCGACGGCGGGGTCCTGGCCGGACTGCCGCGGGCTTTGGCCCGGGAACTGGCGGTGGCGACGGTTTTAGGGAGCGCGCGGATGGTCGCCGAGACCAACGAGCACCCGGCGGTCCTCCGGGATATGGTTACCTCACCGGGGGGAACCACCATTGCCGGTCTCCATACTTTGGAAGAAGCGGGTTTTTCCGGACAGGTGATGAGGGCCGTGCTGGCGGCTACGGACCGGGCTAAAGCTTTGGGTGAAGGAAAAAAGTAG
- a CDS encoding HlyD family efflux transporter periplasmic adaptor subunit: MKRYTLRPDSFLARLLKFLPRCRLPLLITAVLLLFLFLSQLVYTGVSYLFPRVRVVDWGTIEHGQWVDVLVLRSEAVLTAPFSGEARLLVEEGSRVRAGEAVAELVSAEARSKLGADDRLALRTIAQHLYQLDREVAQIDKDLTFLAVHNKNSAEEKAREQFLAQRKTQILAMRNQLLRNAEKICANWRACYHLVVADQPGIFSTRLDGGEGFDLLEHAPPKAPTTRGLTGNRGFNPTVKEGEPWAKMINEYNQTLVCQLPKGVNLEPPEEAVLLVNGKRFKLSFLATDYTNRRWYFTEHTLAPEFLERRNFSAYLIYSSVTGLRVPTPALAYEENVGWTVTTAVKGDKRSTGVEVVDMNEQWAIVKGLPLGTAVYYR, translated from the coding sequence TTGAAACGTTATACCTTGCGACCGGATTCTTTTTTAGCGCGCTTGTTGAAATTTTTACCCCGTTGCCGCCTTCCGCTCCTGATCACCGCAGTTTTGCTGTTGTTTCTCTTCCTTTCCCAGTTGGTTTACACCGGCGTCAGTTATCTTTTCCCCCGCGTCCGGGTGGTGGACTGGGGGACGATCGAGCATGGACAATGGGTGGACGTGTTGGTGCTGCGGTCGGAGGCGGTGCTGACCGCTCCTTTCAGCGGTGAAGCCCGTTTACTGGTGGAAGAAGGATCCCGGGTCCGGGCCGGGGAGGCGGTGGCCGAACTGGTGAGCGCGGAAGCCCGGTCCAAGCTCGGCGCCGATGACCGCTTGGCATTGCGGACGATCGCCCAGCATCTTTACCAACTCGATCGAGAAGTGGCCCAAATCGACAAGGACCTTACTTTTCTGGCGGTGCACAACAAAAATTCAGCCGAAGAAAAGGCAAGGGAGCAGTTTCTGGCGCAACGTAAAACCCAAATACTGGCCATGCGGAATCAACTGTTGCGGAATGCCGAAAAGATCTGTGCCAATTGGCGCGCGTGCTATCACCTGGTCGTCGCGGACCAACCCGGCATCTTCAGTACCAGGCTGGACGGGGGCGAGGGGTTTGACCTCCTGGAGCACGCCCCGCCAAAAGCCCCGACGACGCGGGGGTTGACCGGCAACCGCGGTTTTAATCCGACGGTCAAAGAAGGCGAACCATGGGCGAAGATGATCAACGAGTATAACCAGACGCTGGTTTGTCAGTTGCCGAAGGGTGTCAATCTGGAGCCGCCGGAAGAAGCGGTCTTACTGGTGAACGGCAAACGCTTTAAGCTTTCTTTTTTGGCGACCGACTATACCAACCGCCGTTGGTATTTTACGGAACATACTTTAGCCCCGGAGTTTTTGGAGCGGCGTAATTTTTCGGCTTACCTGATCTACAGCTCGGTGACGGGGCTCCGGGTGCCCACCCCGGCCCTGGCTTATGAAGAAAACGTCGGCTGGACCGTGACGACTGCGGTCAAAGGGGACAAGCGGTCCACCGGGGTGGAAGTGGTGGATATGAATGAGCAGTGGGCAATTGTGAAAGGGCTTCCCCTGGGTACGGCGGTCTATTACCGGTAA
- a CDS encoding YlmH family RNA-binding protein, with protein MDKERFLAHLEGEDRELVARVLDQVETALKKTAPVATDFLDPNQRALCSEVIHFLPEVKALYFGGYRGAERQRMVVMPAFYLDEAVEPPLAYLAIRPPLKGGKAAPAGAEPLLNHRSVLGSIMGLGLKRGKIGDILLGTEEAQVVVAAEIAEFILTNLSKVGSLPVTVVAIDPEQLNTPVERVKEIRSTVASPRLDAVAGLGYGVSRSRMVREIKMGKVKVNWQVVTDPDYKVATDDVLSIRGRGRVIVEEIGGETRKGRLFVKLKRLL; from the coding sequence ATGGATAAAGAACGATTCTTGGCGCACCTGGAAGGGGAAGACCGGGAACTGGTGGCCCGGGTCCTGGACCAGGTGGAAACGGCTTTAAAGAAGACCGCGCCGGTGGCGACGGATTTTCTTGACCCGAATCAGCGGGCCCTTTGTAGCGAAGTAATCCATTTTCTACCGGAGGTTAAAGCTTTATATTTCGGTGGGTACCGGGGAGCGGAGCGGCAACGGATGGTGGTCATGCCCGCTTTTTACCTGGACGAGGCCGTGGAACCGCCTTTGGCTTATTTGGCAATTCGGCCGCCGTTGAAAGGGGGGAAGGCCGCCCCCGCCGGAGCCGAACCACTGCTTAATCACCGGTCGGTTTTAGGCAGTATAATGGGTTTGGGGCTGAAACGGGGCAAAATCGGCGACATTCTCCTGGGGACTGAGGAAGCACAGGTGGTGGTCGCCGCGGAGATAGCCGAGTTTATCCTGACCAACCTGAGTAAAGTCGGTTCCTTGCCCGTCACGGTGGTGGCCATTGATCCGGAGCAATTGAACACCCCGGTGGAAAGGGTTAAGGAGATCAGGAGCACCGTGGCTTCACCGCGGTTGGATGCGGTGGCCGGGCTGGGTTACGGTGTTTCCCGGAGCCGGATGGTCCGGGAGATCAAAATGGGGAAGGTTAAGGTAAACTGGCAAGTGGTCACGGATCCCGACTATAAGGTGGCAACGGACGATGTGCTTTCGATCCGGGGCCGGGGCCGGGTCATTGTCGAGGAAATTGGTGGTGAAACGCGCAAAGGGCGTTTGTTTGTTAAACTGAAGAGGTTATTGTAG
- a CDS encoding spore maturation protein, with product MKLLSVWAIPLFILVVLACGEYKGVKVYETFIEGAGTGLKTGFQLLPYFLAIFGALAVFKTSGALSLFCRLTAPLARLLRIPEEIIPLGLVKPLSGSGTIGFLADLTQKHGPDSLLGLMASIIAGGSETTFYVLTVYLGAIGISRPKHLVGMGLLGDLAAFFAAIVIARWFQIV from the coding sequence ATGAAACTACTCTCGGTTTGGGCCATTCCCCTCTTCATCCTGGTTGTGCTCGCCTGCGGCGAGTATAAAGGGGTTAAAGTATATGAAACCTTTATCGAAGGAGCCGGCACCGGTTTGAAAACCGGTTTCCAACTCCTCCCCTATTTCCTGGCCATCTTTGGCGCGCTCGCGGTCTTCAAGACTTCGGGTGCCCTTAGCCTTTTTTGCCGCCTCACCGCCCCGCTCGCCCGCCTCCTGCGGATTCCCGAGGAGATCATCCCCCTGGGTCTGGTGAAGCCGCTCTCCGGTTCGGGAACCATCGGGTTTCTGGCCGACTTAACACAGAAACATGGCCCCGATTCCCTCCTCGGCTTGATGGCTTCCATCATCGCCGGGGGCTCGGAGACCACATTCTATGTCCTCACCGTTTATCTCGGCGCCATCGGCATCAGCCGCCCGAAGCATCTGGTCGGTATGGGCCTCCTTGGCGACCTGGCCGCTTTCTTCGCGGCAATCGTTATAGCTCGGTGGTTTCAAATAGTCTAG
- the nrdG gene encoding anaerobic ribonucleoside-triphosphate reductase activating protein yields the protein MTDGKLSIQIAGVVPESVVDGPGLRAVVFFQGCPHHCPGCHNPETWDPRGGQRLSVDEVWRLLRYNPLLSGITLSGGEPLAQPEGALALARKARAAQGNVMIYTGYTWEEILRMPSPVIKELLKITALLVDGPFLEAEKEQRLPFRGSRNQRIIDVQASLGKECPVLWVPNGGIKHGLATGGE from the coding sequence ATGACCGACGGGAAGCTAAGTATTCAGATTGCCGGAGTGGTCCCGGAGAGCGTGGTGGACGGCCCGGGTTTGCGGGCGGTCGTCTTTTTTCAAGGTTGTCCCCACCATTGTCCGGGTTGCCACAATCCGGAAACTTGGGACCCCCGGGGCGGACAGCGCCTCTCGGTTGATGAAGTATGGCGTTTGTTACGTTACAACCCGTTGCTCTCGGGCATTACCCTCAGCGGCGGTGAACCGCTGGCCCAGCCGGAAGGGGCCCTGGCCCTTGCCCGCAAGGCCCGTGCGGCGCAGGGGAACGTGATGATCTATACGGGTTATACCTGGGAAGAGATTTTGCGGATGCCTTCGCCGGTCATTAAGGAGCTCCTGAAAATAACGGCGCTTTTGGTTGACGGCCCGTTTCTTGAAGCCGAAAAGGAACAGCGCCTGCCGTTCCGGGGTTCGCGCAACCAGCGGATCATTGATGTCCAAGCATCTTTGGGGAAAGAGTGCCCGGTGCTCTGGGTGCCGAACGGAGGGATAAAGCATGGCCTGGCAACTGGTGGGGAGTAA